The following coding sequences lie in one Gemmatimonadota bacterium genomic window:
- a CDS encoding amidohydrolase, which produces MTAEKLIIDYISDQDDDLSRMAMDIWDHPQIAMQETYASKLQAKDLEADGFTIEWGAGGMETAFVATWGSGDPIIGYLGEYDALPGLSQTVSAEREAIEPGGPGHGCGHNLFGTACLGSVKALKRAMERDGIGGTIRYYGCPAEEQVVGKVLMANDGVFDDLDAAITWHPGATNVVWNGSSLALNSFKVNFHGVAAHASAMPHQGRSALDGVMLMDVGMNYLREHVIPEARIHSVVTSGGEAPNVVPAFAQVWYYIRSPKRAEVDEMYERVLDIAKGAALMSGTTHDIEFIGGAYEVLPNGTISDLMLKNMQAVNDLAFTAEERRFARQLQATFPENAVRSAYERMEKSTVKDSIAESIENPLWTQVLPHTDTPPHVEGSTDVGDVSWIAPTGQLTTCCWPLGTPAHSWQMVASSGSSIGSRGMLFAAKSLALTGLDLLRDPDLLKRANEEFDEARDGKTYKSALPEA; this is translated from the coding sequence ATGACCGCGGAAAAACTGATCATCGATTACATAAGCGACCAGGACGACGACCTGTCCCGGATGGCCATGGACATCTGGGACCATCCGCAGATCGCGATGCAGGAGACCTACGCGTCGAAACTGCAGGCAAAGGATCTGGAAGCGGACGGCTTTACCATCGAGTGGGGCGCCGGGGGGATGGAAACGGCCTTCGTCGCCACCTGGGGCTCGGGAGATCCCATCATCGGTTACCTGGGGGAGTATGACGCACTGCCCGGCCTGTCCCAGACGGTTTCCGCCGAGCGGGAAGCCATCGAACCGGGCGGCCCCGGCCACGGCTGCGGCCACAATCTCTTCGGCACGGCGTGCCTGGGTTCCGTAAAGGCCCTGAAGCGCGCGATGGAACGGGATGGCATCGGCGGCACGATCCGGTACTACGGCTGTCCCGCGGAAGAACAGGTGGTGGGCAAGGTGCTCATGGCGAATGACGGCGTCTTCGACGACCTCGACGCCGCCATCACCTGGCATCCCGGCGCAACGAACGTGGTCTGGAACGGTTCGTCGCTCGCGCTCAACTCCTTCAAGGTGAATTTCCACGGCGTGGCCGCCCATGCCTCGGCCATGCCGCACCAGGGTCGCAGCGCCCTCGACGGCGTGATGCTGATGGACGTGGGCATGAACTACCTCCGGGAGCACGTGATCCCGGAAGCGCGCATCCACAGCGTGGTAACGAGCGGCGGGGAAGCGCCGAACGTGGTGCCGGCCTTTGCCCAGGTGTGGTACTACATCCGATCGCCGAAACGCGCCGAGGTGGACGAGATGTACGAACGGGTACTCGACATCGCGAAGGGTGCCGCGCTGATGAGCGGCACGACCCACGATATCGAGTTTATCGGGGGCGCCTACGAGGTCCTGCCGAACGGCACGATCTCCGATCTGATGCTGAAGAACATGCAGGCGGTGAACGATCTCGCCTTCACCGCCGAGGAACGGCGCTTCGCCCGGCAGCTCCAGGCGACTTTTCCCGAGAACGCGGTCCGGTCGGCCTACGAGCGGATGGAGAAATCGACGGTCAAGGATTCCATTGCCGAAAGCATCGAGAATCCCCTCTGGACCCAGGTGCTTCCCCATACCGATACCCCGCCGCACGTGGAAGGTTCGACGGACGTGGGCGATGTGAGCTGGATCGCGCCCACGGGGCAGCTCACGACCTGCTGCTGGCCCCTGGGCACGCCGGCCCACAGCTGGCAGATGGTCGCCTCCTCCGGTTCGAGCATCGGTAGCAGGGGCATGCTCTTCGCGGCCAAGTCCCTGGCGCTTACGGGCCTCGACCTGTTGCGGGACCCGGACCTGCTCAAACGCGCCAACGAGGAATTCGACGAGGCGCGGGACGGCAAGACCTACAAGAGCGCGCTGCCTGAGGCGTAG
- a CDS encoding phytanoyl-CoA dioxygenase family protein: protein MREDQMTSTISKAAISPEPKVGIPPDAGERYRRDGFFFSPPIIPTDLISRVTASMDAVMAGEYETGEPPRRSWNPGDDPKCIRKIDQAHLSDRTIYELASHPAIGHWASVLLGAKRVQLWASQMLYKPPAGPDGGVTGNVGWHQDKQYWRYLEGELFTAWVAVSDVTAASGPMRFLRGSHRWGLLDSGDFFGHDHEAQRKDIPVPEGESWVEVEAVLPPGAVSFHDRHTYHASGPNVSNAPRRSFAFHLRTENTRPVEGRNDYYLQHLDDPAYCPVLYEA from the coding sequence ATGCGCGAGGACCAGATGACAAGTACCATTTCGAAGGCGGCCATTTCTCCGGAGCCGAAGGTCGGTATTCCCCCGGACGCCGGCGAACGGTACCGGCGAGACGGCTTCTTTTTCTCGCCGCCCATCATCCCCACCGACCTGATCAGCCGGGTCACGGCCAGCATGGACGCGGTCATGGCCGGCGAATACGAGACCGGGGAACCGCCGCGCCGTTCATGGAACCCGGGCGACGACCCGAAGTGCATCCGCAAGATCGACCAGGCGCACCTGTCGGACCGGACGATCTACGAACTGGCCTCGCACCCCGCCATCGGGCACTGGGCGTCCGTCCTGCTGGGGGCGAAGCGCGTCCAGCTGTGGGCGTCCCAGATGCTTTACAAGCCACCGGCCGGCCCTGACGGCGGGGTGACCGGCAATGTCGGCTGGCATCAGGACAAGCAGTACTGGAGGTACCTGGAAGGCGAGCTGTTCACGGCATGGGTTGCCGTAAGCGACGTGACGGCGGCGTCCGGCCCCATGCGGTTTCTGCGGGGCTCGCACCGGTGGGGGCTGCTGGACAGCGGCGACTTCTTCGGCCACGACCACGAGGCGCAGCGGAAGGACATCCCCGTACCCGAGGGAGAAAGCTGGGTTGAGGTCGAGGCGGTCCTGCCTCCCGGCGCGGTCAGTTTCCACGACCGCCATACCTACCACGCCAGCGGGCCGAACGTATCGAACGCACCGCGCCGCAGTTTCGCCTTTCACCTGCGGACTGAAAACACCCGGCCGGTGGAAGGCCGCAACGACTACTACCTGCAGCACCTGGACGATCCCGCCTATTGCCCGGTGCTATACGAGGCGTGA
- a CDS encoding DEAD/DEAH box helicase: MTNDLFHPAVAAWFEDRFEEPSDIQKRAWPVIKQRQNTLIAAPTGSGKTLAAFLSSIDDLVRQGQYGSLPEGTQIVYVSPLKALSNDIHANLQVPLKGIQAILKERGRPDVPIRVAVRTGDTPTSERAAMTKHPPHILVTTPESLYLLLTSAGGRRILPNVHTLIIDEIHALVGNKRGSHLALSVERLERLTSGPLTRIGISATQKPIDRIAHFLTGAGYAKGKGCKILNTGHRRKLELKIEVPRSPLGAVMSNEVWEEVYERLEELILRHRTTLVFVTTRSMSERLARHLSERLGTENVTSHHGSMSKEHRHDAEQRLKAGALKALVATASLELGIDIGSVDLVCQIGSPKAIATLIQRVGRSGHTITGTPKGRLFPLTRDELVEAAAIMDSVRRGELDRIIIPEQPLDVLAQQMIAEVANCDFSEDDLYHLVRKAYPYRGLSREEFDGVVSMLAEGYTPRRGRKHAYIQRDLMNGTVRGRKGARINALMSGGTIPDQFDYDVIMEPTETFIGTLNEDFAIESTAGDIVQLGNNSWRILRVEKGKIRVEDAQGLPPTMPFWFGEAPGRTVELSASLSRLREEVASRMDVGSEKGKLDPEWKREAEDWLMESAGVSHVAATQIAEYLGAAKAALGVIPSQKDLVAERFFDEAGDMHLVLHSPFGSRVNRAWGLALRKRFCRTFNFELQAAANEDSIILSLGATHSFSLDDVFSYLNAKTVREVLVQALLDAPMFEVRWRWNASTALAVLRRRGGDRVPPQIQRSVAEDLIAQVFPDQIACLENIAGDREVPDHPLVSQTIEDCLHEAMDVETLETVLKTMKSGDMNVHARDLREPSPMAEEILNARPYAFLDDAPLEERRTNAVRNRRWLDPAVAGDLGRLDPEAIDTVRGDAWPEVRSPDELHDALVLAGYVTEEEGRKGDQFGSWTEYFAVLEGDRRAATLVTEGGKRLWTPLERRIHFERVHPQGRFEPAEAIPDDVRGNLEKGFQAAARQARPADASEPTEPTRPADASATEEHVLTEYALVELIRGRLETLGPVTAAGLAGSIDLPVGKVDQALAALEQEGFVFRGQFSPDADGLEWCERRLLARIHRFTITKLRREIQPVSPADFMQFLFTWHHLAPDTRLKGADAVTAVLRMLEGVEAPAAAWESEILPSRVTDYDYAWLDNLCLSGKYAWGRLRPHRSNGEHGKTAGPIRSTPIAIVDRMNRSLWMSLSGVTGDDELPFSTYAKTVLDLMTRQGAVFFDDITSQSGLLRTHAEEAVAELVSAGMVTSDSFAGLRALLVPSRHRESRRGRERRNPFDLSTAGRWGLTSRVPAEGNAEEDLEAYARVALARYGVVFRRLTERENTSPPWRDLVRVLRRMEARGEIRGGRFVNGVWGEQYALGEAVTLLRSIRRKEKQGTLVAISAADPLNLVGIITPGRRVPGITTNRILYRDGEPILIMEGGEIRETSPVAAEEQWALRQELVKRDFPPKLKAYLSGRRTREKAGAQKS, encoded by the coding sequence ATGACCAACGACCTCTTCCATCCCGCCGTGGCCGCGTGGTTCGAGGACCGGTTCGAGGAACCGTCCGACATCCAGAAGCGCGCCTGGCCGGTCATCAAGCAGCGTCAGAACACGCTGATCGCGGCGCCCACGGGTTCCGGCAAGACGCTCGCGGCCTTCCTGTCCTCCATCGACGACCTGGTCCGCCAGGGCCAGTACGGATCGCTGCCCGAGGGCACGCAGATCGTCTACGTTTCGCCCCTGAAGGCTCTCAGTAACGACATCCACGCCAACCTGCAGGTCCCGCTCAAGGGCATTCAGGCGATCCTGAAGGAGCGCGGCCGGCCAGACGTGCCGATCCGCGTGGCGGTCCGAACCGGCGACACGCCCACGAGCGAGCGCGCCGCCATGACGAAGCATCCGCCCCACATCCTGGTGACGACGCCGGAAAGCCTCTACCTGCTGCTGACCAGCGCGGGCGGGCGCCGGATCCTGCCGAACGTGCACACGCTCATCATCGACGAGATCCACGCGCTGGTGGGCAACAAACGGGGATCCCACCTGGCCCTTTCGGTGGAGCGGCTGGAACGGCTTACCTCCGGTCCGCTCACGCGCATCGGCATATCGGCCACGCAGAAACCCATCGACCGGATCGCCCACTTCCTCACCGGCGCGGGCTACGCGAAGGGCAAGGGCTGCAAGATCCTCAACACCGGGCATCGGCGCAAACTCGAGCTGAAGATCGAAGTGCCCCGTTCCCCCCTCGGCGCCGTCATGTCGAACGAGGTGTGGGAAGAGGTGTACGAACGCCTCGAGGAGCTCATCCTGCGGCACCGGACGACCCTGGTCTTCGTCACTACGCGGAGCATGTCGGAGCGGCTGGCCCGCCACCTGAGCGAACGGCTGGGCACCGAGAACGTCACCTCCCACCACGGCAGCATGTCGAAGGAGCACCGGCACGACGCCGAACAGCGGCTCAAGGCCGGCGCGCTGAAGGCCCTCGTGGCCACGGCCTCCCTGGAACTGGGGATCGACATCGGATCCGTCGATCTCGTCTGCCAGATCGGCTCTCCCAAGGCGATCGCCACGCTCATCCAGCGGGTGGGCCGCTCGGGCCACACGATTACGGGCACGCCGAAGGGCCGCCTGTTCCCCCTGACGCGGGACGAACTCGTGGAGGCGGCCGCGATCATGGACTCGGTGCGGCGGGGCGAGCTGGACCGGATCATCATCCCCGAACAGCCCCTCGACGTGCTGGCCCAGCAGATGATCGCGGAGGTGGCCAACTGCGATTTCAGCGAGGACGATCTGTACCACCTGGTGCGAAAGGCCTATCCCTACCGCGGTCTGTCCCGGGAGGAATTCGACGGCGTCGTGTCCATGCTGGCCGAGGGCTATACGCCGCGCCGGGGCCGCAAGCACGCCTACATCCAGCGGGACCTCATGAACGGTACGGTCAGGGGCCGGAAGGGGGCACGGATCAACGCCCTGATGTCGGGCGGGACGATTCCCGACCAGTTCGACTACGACGTGATCATGGAGCCCACGGAGACCTTCATCGGCACGCTGAACGAGGACTTCGCCATCGAGAGCACGGCCGGGGACATCGTGCAGCTGGGGAACAACTCGTGGCGGATCCTGCGCGTGGAGAAGGGCAAGATCCGCGTGGAGGACGCCCAGGGCCTGCCGCCCACCATGCCCTTCTGGTTCGGCGAGGCGCCGGGGAGGACGGTCGAACTCTCCGCTTCGCTGTCGCGGCTAAGGGAAGAGGTGGCGAGCCGGATGGACGTGGGTTCGGAAAAAGGGAAGCTCGACCCGGAATGGAAGCGGGAGGCCGAGGACTGGCTGATGGAATCCGCGGGCGTTTCCCACGTCGCGGCGACGCAGATTGCGGAGTACCTCGGCGCGGCCAAGGCGGCCCTCGGCGTCATCCCCTCGCAGAAGGACCTGGTGGCGGAACGGTTCTTCGACGAGGCCGGCGACATGCACCTGGTGCTGCACAGCCCCTTCGGAAGCCGGGTCAACCGGGCCTGGGGACTGGCCCTGCGCAAGCGTTTCTGCCGGACCTTCAACTTCGAGCTGCAGGCCGCGGCCAACGAGGATTCCATCATCCTGTCCCTGGGCGCCACCCACAGCTTCTCCCTGGACGACGTCTTCAGCTACCTCAACGCCAAGACGGTCCGGGAGGTCCTGGTCCAGGCGCTCCTCGACGCGCCCATGTTCGAAGTGCGCTGGCGCTGGAACGCGTCCACCGCCCTGGCCGTGCTGCGGCGCAGGGGCGGCGACCGGGTGCCGCCGCAGATTCAGCGGTCCGTGGCCGAGGACCTGATCGCCCAGGTGTTCCCCGACCAGATCGCGTGCCTGGAGAACATCGCGGGCGACCGGGAGGTGCCGGACCATCCCCTGGTCAGCCAGACGATCGAGGACTGCCTGCACGAGGCCATGGACGTCGAGACCCTGGAGACTGTCCTGAAGACGATGAAGTCCGGAGACATGAACGTGCACGCCCGGGACCTCCGCGAGCCCTCGCCCATGGCCGAGGAGATCCTCAACGCCCGGCCCTATGCCTTCCTGGACGACGCACCCCTCGAGGAGCGGCGGACCAACGCCGTCCGGAACCGCCGCTGGCTCGACCCCGCGGTCGCCGGCGACCTGGGACGCCTGGACCCCGAGGCTATCGACACCGTGCGTGGCGACGCCTGGCCCGAGGTGCGCAGTCCCGACGAACTCCACGACGCCCTGGTGCTCGCGGGGTATGTCACGGAAGAAGAGGGGCGAAAGGGCGATCAGTTCGGGAGCTGGACGGAGTACTTCGCCGTATTGGAAGGCGACCGCCGGGCCGCCACGCTCGTGACGGAGGGCGGGAAACGCCTGTGGACGCCCCTGGAACGGCGAATCCATTTCGAGCGGGTGCATCCGCAGGGGCGATTCGAACCGGCGGAGGCAATCCCGGACGACGTGAGAGGCAACCTGGAGAAGGGTTTTCAGGCCGCGGCCAGGCAGGCCCGCCCGGCCGACGCATCCGAGCCGACCGAGCCGACCAGGCCGGCCGACGCATCCGCCACGGAAGAGCACGTACTGACAGAATACGCGCTGGTGGAACTGATACGCGGGAGGCTGGAGACGCTGGGTCCGGTCACGGCGGCCGGCCTGGCCGGGTCCATCGACCTGCCGGTCGGCAAGGTCGATCAGGCGCTGGCCGCCCTGGAGCAGGAGGGATTCGTATTCAGGGGACAGTTTTCGCCGGACGCGGACGGGCTGGAGTGGTGCGAACGGCGGCTGCTGGCGCGGATCCACCGCTTCACGATCACCAAACTGCGCCGGGAGATCCAGCCCGTTTCACCCGCCGACTTCATGCAGTTCCTCTTTACCTGGCATCACCTGGCGCCTGACACCCGGCTCAAGGGCGCCGACGCCGTGACCGCGGTGCTGCGCATGCTGGAAGGCGTGGAGGCGCCGGCCGCGGCCTGGGAGAGCGAGATCCTGCCGTCCCGCGTTACCGACTACGACTACGCCTGGCTCGACAACCTGTGCCTTTCCGGCAAGTACGCCTGGGGACGGCTCCGTCCCCACCGGTCGAACGGCGAGCACGGAAAGACGGCCGGTCCGATCCGGTCGACGCCCATCGCCATCGTGGACCGCATGAACCGTTCTCTGTGGATGTCCCTGAGCGGCGTGACCGGCGACGACGAACTTCCGTTTTCCACCTACGCGAAGACGGTACTGGACCTGATGACCCGGCAGGGCGCGGTGTTTTTCGACGACATCACCTCGCAGTCCGGCCTCCTTCGGACCCACGCCGAGGAGGCCGTTGCGGAACTGGTTTCGGCGGGGATGGTCACGTCGGACAGTTTCGCGGGCCTCCGGGCCCTGCTGGTGCCGTCCCGTCACCGGGAGTCGAGGCGGGGACGGGAACGCCGGAACCCCTTCGACCTGTCGACGGCGGGACGGTGGGGACTGACGTCCCGCGTGCCGGCGGAAGGCAACGCGGAAGAGGATCTCGAGGCCTATGCCCGCGTCGCGCTCGCCCGGTACGGCGTCGTGTTCCGGCGCCTGACGGAGCGGGAGAACACCTCACCGCCGTGGCGGGACCTCGTGCGGGTGCTTCGGCGGATGGAAGCCCGGGGAGAGATCCGCGGCGGCCGGTTCGTGAACGGCGTCTGGGGCGAGCAGTACGCCCTGGGCGAAGCCGTGACCCTGCTGCGCAGCATCCGGCGGAAGGAGAAACAGGGCACGCTCGTGGCCATCAGCGCCGCCGACCCCCTGAACCTGGTCGGCATCATCACGCCCGGGCGGCGCGTACCCGGCATCACGACCAACCGGATCCTCTACCGGGACGGCGAACCGATCCTGATCATGGAAGGCGGCGAAATCAGGGAGACCTCTCCGGTAGCGGCCGAAGAACAGTGGGCGCTGCGGCAGGAGCTGGTCAAGCGGGATTTCCCGCCGAAGCTGAAAGCCTACCTGAGCGGACGTCGGACCCGAGAAAAGGCCGGTGCGCAGAAGTCATAG
- a CDS encoding carbohydrate kinase, which produces MTPHRLESLLSRFAGLSIMVVGDFFLDKYLVLDPALDEPSLETGLAARQVVARRCMPGAAGTVMANLHALGVGDLFAVGITGDDGEGYELRQGLAAMGVRLDGLVESPDRFTPTYIKPMNREPGGERESSRIDIQNRTPTPRALEGRLIEFMEDMTTGVDGVAVLDQVGRPNTGVVTDRVRDAIGDLGKNLPEKVILADSRERIGDFHHVIRKGNRDEMRGADNRTDRPGEMGGADEGTARPVYITLGADGLLLIDGDDRRHVPGIRVPEPVDTVGAGDSVTAGIVASLAAGATLMEAALVGNLAASITVRQLGVTGTASPAQLVDVLKTMMEA; this is translated from the coding sequence ATGACTCCACACCGCCTCGAAAGCCTGCTGTCCCGCTTCGCCGGCCTATCCATCATGGTCGTGGGCGACTTCTTCCTGGACAAGTACCTGGTCCTCGATCCGGCACTGGACGAACCGTCCCTGGAGACGGGGCTGGCCGCGCGCCAGGTCGTCGCCAGACGCTGCATGCCCGGCGCCGCGGGCACGGTCATGGCCAACCTGCACGCCCTGGGCGTCGGAGACCTGTTCGCCGTGGGGATCACGGGCGACGACGGGGAGGGGTACGAGCTCAGGCAGGGCCTGGCGGCCATGGGAGTCCGCCTCGACGGACTGGTCGAATCCCCGGACCGGTTCACGCCCACCTACATCAAGCCCATGAACCGGGAGCCGGGCGGAGAACGGGAATCAAGCCGCATCGACATACAGAACCGGACGCCCACGCCACGGGCCCTGGAAGGCCGGTTGATCGAATTCATGGAAGACATGACGACCGGGGTGGACGGTGTGGCCGTCCTGGACCAGGTGGGGAGACCCAACACCGGAGTCGTCACGGACCGGGTCCGTGATGCGATCGGCGACCTCGGCAAGAACCTGCCGGAGAAAGTCATCCTGGCGGATTCGCGCGAACGCATCGGCGATTTCCACCACGTCATCCGCAAGGGAAACCGGGACGAGATGCGCGGAGCGGACAATAGAACGGACCGGCCGGGTGAGATGGGCGGAGCGGACGAAGGAACGGCACGGCCGGTTTACATCACCCTCGGCGCGGACGGCCTGCTGCTGATCGACGGCGATGACCGCCGGCATGTGCCCGGCATACGCGTTCCGGAACCCGTGGACACCGTTGGGGCCGGGGACAGCGTCACGGCCGGGATCGTGGCCTCGCTGGCCGCCGGCGCGACGCTCATGGAGGCCGCCCTGGTCGGAAACCTCGCGGCTTCGATTACCGTCCGTCAACTGGGTGTCACGGGAACGGCCTCGCCCGCGCAACTGGTAGACGTATTGAAGACGATGATGGAAGCGTAG
- a CDS encoding ABC transporter ATP-binding protein, which produces MTGSVHSSSRHAPQQGPKGSYMRLADPLPDQIQKKLYPVLETDEEIHITLESDLDAKGRFQPSWLIVTDRRVMALELNGAGDDIAVPLDDLTRVAVEPLVGGSCLEVSTAEDTIPLIRYSQSRVDVFNEAQRGIEQHIEEKPFQVKTEFPRVVCDTCGRRLPTRDGLCPACVSKWGMLKRICSYLGAHRTKAIAMVALFAVLSVAELLPPKITQLIIDDAFANEDVDLLFWFVAAMAGLLVLRWLGEMANGWLTAWVGARVVADIRAQVYQHVEYLSLGFHDKQKTGGLLSRVTRDTRNVRSFLVDGLPFLILRWMTTLGIIGILFYTNWVLTLYILIPVPLIIIWGRVLYRRLRTYYTRMWRQWEGFFTHIQESLSGIRIVKAFAQENREVNRFKRNARDMFALEYWTEKQWIYYFSTMGLLNFLGFIVVWLVGGGQVLGQELTLGELILFYFYLQMFYGPLRWLGRVNSWMTRAMSAAERVFELIDMEPENYEDKNAKQMLQTRGEIRFHGVTFGYDAALPVLRDVNLHIRPGEMIGLVGKSGAGKSTTINLICRFYDVNYGSITLDGVDLRDIRLEDLRGHIGVVLQEPILFNGTIRENIAYGKPAASFEDIMAAARAANAHNFILAKPDGYDTILGDKGTGLSGGEKQRVSIARAILHDPRILILDEATSSVDAETEKQLQEAIARLIKGRTTIAIAHRLSTLRDADRLVVLEQGRVVEEGTHEELIANRGHFHHLVRLQKATSEIMEVA; this is translated from the coding sequence ATGACCGGTTCCGTTCATTCCTCAAGTCGGCACGCCCCGCAGCAAGGTCCCAAAGGAAGTTACATGCGCCTGGCCGATCCCCTGCCGGATCAGATTCAGAAGAAACTCTACCCCGTACTGGAAACCGACGAAGAAATCCACATCACCCTGGAATCGGACCTGGACGCGAAAGGCCGGTTCCAGCCCTCCTGGCTCATCGTAACCGACCGCCGCGTCATGGCCCTTGAACTCAACGGCGCCGGCGACGACATCGCCGTCCCGCTGGATGACCTGACCAGGGTGGCGGTGGAACCCCTGGTAGGCGGCTCCTGCCTGGAGGTCTCCACGGCCGAAGACACGATTCCGCTGATCCGATATTCCCAGAGCCGCGTGGACGTCTTCAACGAGGCGCAGCGCGGCATCGAGCAGCACATCGAGGAAAAGCCGTTCCAGGTCAAGACGGAGTTCCCCCGGGTGGTCTGCGACACCTGCGGCAGGCGCCTGCCCACCCGGGACGGACTGTGTCCCGCCTGCGTCAGCAAGTGGGGTATGCTCAAGCGGATCTGCTCCTACCTGGGCGCCCACCGGACCAAGGCCATCGCCATGGTGGCGCTGTTCGCCGTGCTCAGCGTGGCGGAACTGCTGCCGCCCAAGATTACGCAGCTCATCATCGACGACGCCTTCGCGAACGAAGACGTGGACCTGCTGTTCTGGTTCGTCGCGGCCATGGCCGGCCTGCTCGTCCTCCGCTGGCTGGGCGAGATGGCGAACGGCTGGCTGACGGCCTGGGTGGGCGCCCGCGTGGTGGCGGATATCCGGGCCCAGGTGTACCAACACGTCGAATACCTTTCGCTGGGGTTCCACGACAAGCAGAAGACGGGCGGCCTGCTTTCGCGCGTGACGCGGGACACCCGGAACGTGCGCAGCTTCCTGGTGGACGGCCTGCCCTTCCTCATCCTCCGCTGGATGACGACGCTCGGGATCATCGGCATACTGTTCTACACCAACTGGGTGCTCACGCTCTACATCCTCATCCCCGTGCCGCTCATCATCATCTGGGGCCGGGTCCTGTACCGGAGGTTGCGGACCTACTACACCCGCATGTGGCGCCAGTGGGAAGGTTTCTTCACCCACATCCAGGAATCCCTGTCGGGGATACGGATCGTCAAGGCTTTCGCCCAGGAGAACAGGGAGGTTAACCGGTTCAAGCGCAACGCGAGGGACATGTTCGCTCTGGAGTACTGGACCGAGAAACAGTGGATCTACTACTTCTCCACCATGGGCCTGCTGAACTTCCTGGGCTTCATCGTGGTATGGCTGGTGGGGGGCGGGCAGGTGCTCGGCCAGGAACTCACCCTGGGCGAACTGATCCTGTTCTACTTCTACCTGCAGATGTTCTACGGTCCGCTGCGGTGGCTCGGCCGGGTCAACAGCTGGATGACGCGGGCCATGAGCGCCGCCGAAAGGGTCTTTGAGCTAATCGACATGGAACCGGAGAATTACGAGGACAAGAACGCGAAGCAGATGCTGCAGACGCGGGGCGAGATCAGGTTCCACGGCGTGACGTTCGGGTACGACGCCGCGCTGCCGGTGCTGCGGGACGTCAATCTACATATCCGGCCCGGCGAGATGATCGGGCTGGTCGGCAAGTCGGGTGCCGGGAAGAGTACGACCATCAATCTCATCTGCCGGTTCTACGACGTGAACTACGGTTCGATTACGCTGGACGGCGTGGACCTGCGGGACATCCGGCTCGAGGACCTGCGCGGCCATATCGGTGTCGTCCTGCAGGAACCGATCCTTTTCAACGGGACGATCCGGGAGAACATCGCCTACGGCAAGCCCGCGGCGAGTTTCGAAGACATCATGGCGGCGGCGCGGGCGGCCAACGCCCACAACTTCATTCTCGCGAAGCCCGATGGATACGATACGATTCTCGGGGACAAGGGCACGGGACTGTCGGGCGGCGAGAAGCAGCGCGTCTCCATCGCCCGGGCGATCCTCCACGACCCCCGCATCCTGATTCTTGACGAGGCGACGTCCTCGGTGGACGCCGAGACGGAGAAGCAGCTCCAGGAAGCCATCGCGCGGTTGATCAAGGGGCGCACGACCATCGCCATCGCCCACCGCCTGTCCACGCTGCGGGACGCCGACCGGCTGGTGGTGCTGGAGC